The Phyllopteryx taeniolatus isolate TA_2022b chromosome 4, UOR_Ptae_1.2, whole genome shotgun sequence genome includes the window TCATTTGTTGTTGATGTGCAATGGTGTTATAGTACCAAAAATGAAACAGCAGAAGTACACTTTGTACAGACTACATAATAGAGTCTGCCATTGCAACTGTAaaattagaatgttttttttttttttttttagcctattGGCCTAGTGGGTGACCAGATATATAACCCACCGCTTTCTTGGGGTCCAGTTTTCCCGGCACCATGGCCTGTGGGCGCTCAAGGTCAGCAGCTCGTACCATCATGACCACTGATTTGATGGAGTACCACCACCCGTGCCACGTGTACCACACCATCCCATCATCAGTCATCGCTTGGTACGGGCCTTTGTAGTAATGACCGTTAAGGTTCCCTGCATCACACCTGACCACAAGAATTCACAATACAAGGGAAGAAAACAACTGAACACATTTatgaagacatttttctgcACGTTGGATTAATGAAATtgagaaaatgttgttttgacctGCTGAACCACCAGCCCGACTTGCTGTGCCTGATACACTTGCCATCTCCACCAGGCCGCTTATCGTAGGTGCTGAATTTGACCCCGGCCCGAATTGCTGCCTGGAGCTGgctgtttggtggtgtgcaggTCAGCCAGGGCATCCCCTGCATTCCCGTTGTACTCCCCCAAATGCAACTGGTACAGGTCCTTTGACAGATTAgtcataataaaaatgtaaaacaagttCAACGTCACGGTCAACGTTTCAAAACGTTATGTAATATGCAGGGAAGTGTTGGGATACAGAAGCGCAGATTcaacaattgtgaaaatggtcAAATAGGTGCATGAGATATTCAGAATGAGCAGAGAGGGATTCAGAAGTGGCCGAATcggaggtgtgtcagaaaacttCTGAGACTGGCGTCACAAATGACATACGGTACTGTACGTTCAAACCCAAAGTATGTTTAGTTGGGGTAAGCTTTGCCCTCAAATGTGGGCCAAACAATCAAACctgtagtttgtagttgaaCTATATCTTTTGTGTCACCCGTCCGGGAACTTCTCTGACCCACCTTGTCGATTAATTCAAAACAAAGTTGTCGTTGAAGAATTCCCAGCGATAGCAAGCCAAGAACCAGACACCTTTGCTTGTGCTTCGAAACAGCGACCCTTAGTCTAAATAAGAACCGTACTGTTGTGAGAAAAGAAGGAAGGTCGAGGTTATAAAGATAAGGTGCTTAGAAACGCAGGATGTGAACTTACCTTTTCACTGTCCACTTTAAAGTTATTGTACTCTGCAAAGCTTTCTTTACCCTCAAAGTCTTCCATATTAATCCGCAGGTCATACTTTCCTAGAAGAGTTGATATTAGCTATCACGTGATGTGGAACATATGCGGGTACACAAAGACGCACCTTGTGAGGAGAGATGGTGTAGAGCATCATTTCCCATCCAGAATTCTCCATCTGGAGAATGCAGGTCCCCAAACCCATGCTTGTATTCCACCCAcgctctgcacacacacacacaccatttgcTTACTGCTACTGAAATGTTCGTTCCATTTATTCAGTATTCagacagtcacacacacacacacacctatcaAAGTTTTCTTTGCCGTCCCTCCTCCTCTGAAAAACTGTCCACCCTCCTCCGTTGTTCATGTCACAGTAGACACTGAGCGCGTGGGGAAGCCATCGGGCCGAATCGCATACAAGCCACTGGCCACGTTTGCATCAGCAAACACCTCGGAGCAGTCTACACACACATACGGTAGAGTGCATACACTTAAACCCAATTAAGTATTCATTCCCTGGTTAAACTTTGATGTGAAGTGAATGTGCTGTATGATAATTAAAATATTGAATTGGAGTTATTTAGTGCTTCAAACGCAAGCAGGCAGAAATTACCTCTGTAGAGGTTTCGGGTGCCCAGATGGGAGTTGGGGATGCGCTCGAGCTGCTGAGCCTGGTGGTTGTGGAGCACCTGGATGTATCGGTGCTGTTCATTGATGACATTTGTCAGACCCTCGATCTCTGCCTCCAGTCGCACCACCTTCTGGTCACAAGGCACAACAGGGACCTGGACAAGGAATCAGGCCACACAAAAGACGTCTTAAGCATCGACACTATCTGTGCTGaccacactgacaaaaaaaaacaaaaaaaagggcttAATTTGTTGCATATGATTAAAATTTGGTAAATTGGCGTAATTTTCCCATCTTCTCCTTGTAAATAAACGATCTACGTaagttttaacacattttaatcatgtgcagcCAATGTACATGGTCAAATCaagtcaattcaaaggacttttttttttttttttttttcccagtgtcgCCTACAAAATGAATAACAATGCTATTCGCCACGTGACTATTACGATGATCATACATTATTTGGACCTTGTTTGGTTACAGGAAGAAGTCCATAACAAGGAatgatttcataaaaaaaataagaataataaaaaagtaaataattaaaggtaaatccattttaaacatttatgatGTTGTTTCTCGGGTTAACAACCCATGATTGACAGGTTTTAAGAACAATTTGAGACATAATTGTGTTGCTCTTAATGGATTTCGCTGGTGCATCATATAGGCACAATCGAATCATGCGAGTGACCAGCTATGGCGACCCCTGACGGGACAAACCGAAAGCCACAGCAACAGCAATAAGTTAATGTTAATGAATGAGCTGGGATTTCTTACCGCCGCTGAGACCGCCACGTGAACAAGAAAATACACAGATTTAATCAGCATTGCCAT containing:
- the LOC133477404 gene encoding LOW QUALITY PROTEIN: fibrinogen-like protein 1 (The sequence of the model RefSeq protein was modified relative to this genomic sequence to represent the inferred CDS: deleted 1 base in 1 codon), with amino-acid sequence MNNGGGWTVFQRRRDGKENFDRAWVEYKHGFGDLHSPDGEFWMGNDALHHLSSQGKYDLRINMEDFEGKESFAEYNNFKVDSEKDLYQLHLGEYNGNAGDALADLHTPNSQLQAAIRAGVKFSTYDKRPGGDGKCIRHSKSGWWFSRCDAGNLNGHYYKGPYQAMTDDGMVWYTWHGWWYSIKSVVMMVRAADLERPQAMVPGKLDPKKAVGYISGHPLGQ